A window of Strigops habroptila isolate Jane chromosome 5, bStrHab1.2.pri, whole genome shotgun sequence contains these coding sequences:
- the PPRC1 gene encoding peroxisome proliferator-activated receptor gamma coactivator-related protein 1, with the protein MAALRGGAVPTVAAAGIGGAAAGAAPRGLAGGGAPREPPLRAGGPPQCFSLEEDDLNLTSLDAETILEAEEILGTMQNYLDSSVISIIEDLSLGEQSKACLDAQNELSLLTAITEILDSTDDETLSPFDTIMDAELLTSPRERENPSFQKFLSLSRPSLECDSPALEQTKALRPLGGSSSISVVGKTDTDLAWDRATCGLEDSALPKKQLCSTPRVERKVPRHRAREQPLPQRSDGEEEEEETALSPELDRGVEVREFRVSGAATALEECEDPCIINTGDVSLSELVKSMHPYCLPTFTVCLDPETEPVAKELLSGPVLLEIVPGEGESMEIPVVLQPLAPSFPSLEPQLMGAEEGTGESIPEDQEELPGAPAQKNGMEEKKEEKLPGKEPSCTIPEGTSSPEEAAPRARSPENSSGHSTEAPAGSKCEGSEKGRGRERARKSRKKKGEAGQSDQARPGRDCVAHRLRSAGAGRPPGQRPASRCRAACPSVQVSDFLARQLEQARKEGQMELRAERAPRPRGRPRSTARASPLERAQRELHKEPVPGTVSMALGNAETVVPLEKAAPAAACPSPADQAEGSGDAQLAAGQGSGVLEAASPLLEQGVGLEPPQSLSAPETSESLPKEAKPKALSLREYRIRMLHRQPSPGSKDSSKQAASKWPSVPEPPTELAEIPCLVSPLRPTEVASAQKSPEKPASPAAVPSPASKAPAALASAPAPATAPAPPSTPMPFVAPNVPPAAGVAPAGMPPASAGAYALYPPVPSWPCFSPQPVGCHGLPPPPSAGSSSTFHMVPGLPPPAMAWPPPAVPPPPPFGPGGPYAPVGWPLPSYWPGIPVQPPPVPPLAYRDPGAALQGAAAFPAGGPLHGQPPATPVLGSPEPPTFPAQPHTTLASEMGSAGGPARPVTSRVSDPRRQARLAGESSLLKAPPAPVPAQPLAAPSGAAAQPSRVPPAEPAQHTADPPAAPTQPMEEPQASPASELPKAPSAAISCPAEVSPAAGPVGESPVTHLTEEAAALGKGAVEKELEPKAADGQELPSKKSTAQAVAAPLKAGRESSLPTKAPAVRPWRHQPLLSPVQPSDSSKDIVQAFISEIGIEATDLSSLLEQFEKSEAKKEEAPVQPPEDQRPAGSSGPETQQDRKLPDSLQASELANVAGLTPPATPPHQLWKPLPAVSLLAKAKSPGSTAQEGPQKMAKLVKAKPLLPSKLQGKSLTPAPSSSAPSHICLGDHDYCIPSAARPESSGSLGTQPPAEGGSRWNVKHHRDITIKPISSLTKRTLEQPKPTPPAPSTTVGPRPEPLGTACQSPLDYRTSVPNKATDGGGSPPTSVLLSPAASPCRDQEVRTSSAQPSHAAAKRSLRCYRQPRDSPSPSASGWRAGRSRASRSFSSSSDGASESSSSSSSSSSRSRSRSFSPPPKRWRRYRSRCSHSSSSRSSCGSCGRSRHRSSSSSSASSYSCRSMSRSQSRSPSPRRRSNRRRRYSYDAQDHYQRQRILEKERAIEERRVVFIGKIPSRMTRSELQHRFSVFGDIEECTLHFRSEGDNYGFVTYRYAEEAFAAIESGHKLRRPDEQPFDLCFGGRRQFCRRNYADLDSNREDFDPAPVKSKFDSLDFDTLLRQAQRSLRR; encoded by the exons TTTCAGAAGTTTCTCAGCTTGTCCCGTCCATCACTCGAGTGCGATAGCCCTGCCCTGGAGCAGACCAAGGCTCTCCGGCCTCtcggtggcagcagcagcatctctgtggttGGGAAG ACTGACACAGACCTGGCTTGGGACCGTGCCACTTGTGGCCTTGAGGACTCGGCGCTGCCAAAGAAGCAACTCTGCAGCACCCCAAGGGTGGAGAGGAAGGTGCCCCGGCATCGGGCCCGGGAGCAGCCCCTGCCGCAGCGCAGCGacggggaggaagaggaggaggagactgCCTTGAGCCCGGAGCTAGACCGTGGCGTGGAGGTTCGGGAGTTCCGTGTGAGCGGGGCTGCGACGGCGCTGGAGGAGTGTGAAGACCCCTGCATCATCAACACAGGCGATGTGTCCCTGAGCGAGCTGGTGAAGTCCATGCACCCCTACTGCCTGCCCACCTTCACCGTGTGCCTGGACCCCGAGACTGAGCCCGTAGCCAAGGAGCTCCTGAGCGGTCCCGTCTTGCTGGAAATCGTGCCTGGTGAGGGGGAGAGCATGGAGATCCCTGTGGTCCTGCAGCCCTTGGCTCCCAGCTTCCCCAGCCTGGAGCCCCAGCTcatgggagcagaggagggcaCTGGGGAGTCAATCCCAGAGGATCAAGAGGAGCTTCCAGGAGctccagcacagaaaaatgggatggaggagaagaaggaggagaaactgCCTGGGAAGGAGCCCTCCTGCACTATCCCAGAGGGCACGTCCTCACCAGAGGAAGCAGCACCCAGAGCCAGGAGCCCCGAGAACAGCTCCGGGCACAGCACGGAGGCCCCAGCGGGCAGCAAATGCGAGGGCTCTGAGAAGGGACGTGGCCGGGAGAGAGCAAGGAAGAGCcggaaaaagaaaggggaggcTGGCCAAAGTGATCAGGCCAGGCCGGGCAGGGACTGTGTCGCCCACCGGCTGCGCTCGGCTGGCGCTGGGCGCCCCCCGGGCCAGCGCCCCGCCAGCCGGTGTCGCGCAGCGTGTCCCTCCGTCCAGGTCTCGGACTTCCTGGCGCGGCAGCTGGAGCAAGCCCGGAAAGAGGGGCAGATGGAGCTGCGTGCTGAGCGGGCACCGCGGCCCCGGGGCAGGCCCCGGAGCACAGCGAGGGCCTCCCCGCTCGAGAGAGCACAGCGGGAGCTGCACAAGGAGCCAGTGCCGGGAACAGTGAGCATGGCCCTGGGGAATGCTGAGACCGTGGTGCCTCTGGAGAAggctgcaccagcagctgcatgtCCCAGCCCAGCAGACCAGGCTGAAGGCAGTGGAGATGCACAgctggctgctgggcagggcagTGGGGTCTTGGAAGCTGCGTCCCCACTCCTGGAGCAaggtgtggggctggagccccCCCAGAGCCTGTCAGCACCGGAGACAAGCGAGAGTCTGCCCAAGGAAGCCAAGCCCAAGGCCCTGAGCCTGCGGGAGTACCGCATCCGCATGCTGCACCGCCAGCCCAGCCCGGGCAGCAAGGACAGCAGTAAGCAAGCGGCCAGCAAATGGCCCAGTGTCCCTGAGCCTCcaacagagctggcagagatCCCTTGCCTGGTGTCACCCCTGCGCCCCACCGAGGTGGCCAGTGCTCAGAAGAGCCCAGAGAAACCCGCCAGCCCCGCTGCTGTCCCTTCTCCTGCCAGcaaagctcctgctgctctggcttCAGCTCCAGCACCCGCCACGGCTCCAGCACCCCCATCAACACCAATGCCTTTTGTCGCACCAAACGTGCCCCCAGCCGCTGGGGTGGCCCCTGCTGGGATGCCACCAGCCTCTGCCGGTGCTTATGCCCTTTACCCACCAGTGCCTTCCTGGCCCTGCTTCAGCCCGCAGCCCGTGGGCTGCCATGGTTTGCCCCCGCCGCCCAGCGCTGGCTCCTCCAGCACTTTTCACATGGTGCCTGGCCTCCCGCCTCCAGCCATGGCCTGGCCCCCGCCGGCTGTGCCACCCCCTCCACCGTTTGGTCCCGGTGGCCCCTATGCACCGGTGGGGTGGCCACTGCCATCCTACTGGCCAGGAATCCCTGTGCAACCACCGCCGGTGCCTCCCCTGGCATACAGGGACcctggagcagcactgcagggtgctgctgctttcccgGCTGGTGGCCCCCTGCACGGGCAGCCTCCCGCCACCCCTGTGCTCGGCAGCCCAGAGCCACCAACATTCCCTGCCCAGCCACACACCACCCTGGCTAGTGAGATGGGCTCTGCTGGTGGCCCGGCCCGGCCAGTGACCAGCAGGGTATCGGACCCCCGGAGGCAGGCACGGCTGGCAGGGGAGAGCTCCCTTCTGAAGGCCCCTCCAGCCCCGgtccctgcccagcccctggCAGCCCCATcaggtgctgctgcccagcccagcagggtccctcctgcagagccagcccagcacacagcagacCCCCCAGCTGCCCCCACACAGCCTATGGAGGAGCCCCAGGCCTCACCCGCCTCTGAGCTACCAAAGGCCCCCTCGGCTGCCATCTCTTGCCCTGCAGAGGTGTcccctgctgctggccctgtTGGGGAGTCCCCTGTTACCCACCTCACGGAGGAGGCTGCAGCGCTGGGCAAGGGAGCagtggagaaggagctggagccCAAGGCAGCTgatgggcaggagctgcccagcAAAAAATCCACTGCCCAGGCTGTGGCAGCACCACTGAAAGCAGGTCGAGAGAGCAGCCTGCCCACCAAGGCACCCGCTGTGCGGCCATGGAGGCACCAGCCACTCCTCAGCCCAGTGCAGCCCAGCGACAGCAGCAAGGACATCGTGCAAGCCTTCATCAGCGAGATTG GGATCGAAGCCACCGACCTGTCCAGCCTACTGGAGCAGTTCGAGAAGTCTGAAG CGAAGAAGGAGGAAGCTCCTGTGCAGCCCCCTGAGGACCAGCGGCCGGCGGGGAGCTCTGG CCCTGAGACCCAGCAGGACAGGAAGCTCCCGGACAGCCTGCAGGCCTCTGAGCTGGCCAACGTGGCAG GCCTCACGCCGCCAGCGACACCCCCCCACCAGCTCTGGAAGCCATTGCCTGCTGTCTcgctgctggccaaggccaagtCACCTGGGTCCACAGCCCAGGAAGGGCCCCAGAAGATGGCCAAGCTGGTGAAAGCCAAGCCGCTGCTCCCAAGCAAGCTCCAGGGGAAGAGCTTGACGCCGGCTCCCTCCAGCTCAGCCCCCAGCCACATCTGCTTGGGAGACCACGACTACTGCATCCCCAGCGCGGCGCGGCCGGAGAGCAGCGGCAGCCTGGGCACGCAGCCCCCTGCCGAGGGCGGCTCCCGCTGGAATGTCAAACACCACCGGGACATCACTATCAAACCCATCTCCTCCTTAACCAAACGGACGCTGGAGCAGCCCAAGCCCACCCCGCCAGCCCCCAGCACCACCGTGGGGCCCAGGCCAGAGCCGCTGGGCACAGCCTGCCAGTCCCCACTGGATTATCGGACTAGCGTCCCCAACAAGGCCACTGACGGAGGCGGCAGCCCCCCCACCTCAGTGCTCCTGTCTCCAGCTGCATCCCCCTGCCGGGACCAGGAGGTGCGGACTTCCAGTGCCCAGcccagccatgctgctgccaaGAGGTCCCTGCGCTGCTACCGGCAACCCCGGGACTCgcccagcccctctgccagTGGCTGGAGGGCTGGCCGGAGCCGTGCCAGCCGCTCCTTCAGCTCCAGTTCGGATGGAGCTAGCGAGtcctcttcttcatcttcatcctcGTCCTCCCGATCCCGGTCACGGTCGTTCTCCCCACCACCCAAGCGATGGCGAAG GTACCGCTCAAGATGTTCCCACAGCTCGTCCTCCCGCTCCAGCTGTGGGTCATGTGGCAGGTCCCGGCACAGGTCCTCATCCTCATCATCAGCATCCTCCTACTCATGTAGGTCCATGTCCCGCAGCCAGTCCCGCTCCCCCTCACCCCGCAGGAGGAGTAACAGGCGGAGAAG GTACAGTTATGATGCGCAGGACCACTACCAAAGGCAGAGGATCCTTGAGAAGGAACGTGCAATA GAGGAGCGACGAGTTGTGTTTATTGGCAAGATCCCCAGCAGGATGACCCGGTCAGAGCTGCAGCACCGCTTCTCTGTGTTTGGGGACATCGAGGAGTGCACCCTGCACTTCCGCTCTGAGGG GGACAACTATGGCTTTGTCACCTACCGCTATGCCGAGGAAGCCTTTGCTGCAATCGAGAGCGGGCACAAGCTGCGGCGCCCAGACGAGCAGCCCTTCGACCTGTGCTTTGGTGGCCGCCGGCAGTTCTGCAGGAGGAACTATGCTGACTTGG ACTCAAACCGGGAGGATTTCGACCCAGCCCCTGTCAAGAGCAAGTTTGACTCCCTGGACTTCGACACGCTGCTACGGCAGGCACAGCGCAGCCTGCGGAGGTAG